Proteins from one Cicer arietinum cultivar CDC Frontier isolate Library 1 chromosome 3, Cicar.CDCFrontier_v2.0, whole genome shotgun sequence genomic window:
- the LOC101512486 gene encoding uncharacterized protein, with translation MRIMDERRRGGWCGRRIVATKRGSTNNAATKTNTNSIIKKLQSREISPKPHRSFASSTSPHRFQNMRLTHQYDTHDPKHPSSSSPSPLLPFLLKRTKLVEIVAAKNLVFALTHSGLCAAFSRETNERVCYLNVSPDEVIRSLFYNKNNDSLITVSVYASENFSSLKCRSTRIEYIRRAKPDAGFPLFLAESLKWPGFVEFDDVNAKVLTYSAQDSVYKIFDLKNYTLLYSISDRNVQEIKISPGIMLLIFSRASSHIPLKIISIEDGTVLKSFNHLLHRNKKVDFIEQFNEKLLVKQENENLQILDVRSFEMMEVSRSEFMTPSAFIFLYENQLFLTFRNRTISVWNFRGELVTSFEDHVLWHPDCNTNNIYITSDQDLIISYCKAEPEDQWMEGNAGSINISNILTGKSVAKINAANCSKKVDEECSNSFSGKHTRSSLITNSVAEVLEDITALYYDEERNEIYTGNRHGFLHVWSN, from the exons ATGAGAATAATGGATGAAAGGAGGCGTGGTGGTTGGTGTGGTCGGCGCATAGTAGCTACCAAAAGAGGTTCTACTAACAATGCCGCCACCAAAACCAACACCAATAGCATCATCAAGAAGCTTCAATCTCGCGAGATTTCTCCTAAACCTCATCGTTCTTTCGCCTCTTCTACTTCTCCACACAGATTCCAAAACATGCGTTTGACTCATCAATACGATACTCATGATCCTAAAcacccttcttcttcttctccttcacCCCTTTTGCCCTTTTTGTTGAAAAGGACTAAGCTTGTTGAGATCGTTGCTGCTAAAAACCTTGTCTTTGCTCTTACTCATTCTGGTCTTTGTGCTGCTTTTAGTAGAG AAACAAATGAGAGGGTTTGCTATCTGAATGTCAGCCCCGACGAAGTCATCCGCAGCCTCTTCTATAATAAGAACAATGACTCACTTATTACGGTGTCTGTTTATGCTTCTGAGAATTTCAGCTCTTTGAAATGCAGATCTACTAGGATTGA ATACATAAGGAGGGCCAAGCCAGATGCCGGTTTTCCCCTTTTCCTTGCTGAATCTCTAAAATGGCCTGGAtttgttgaatttgatgatGTTAATGCAAAGGTCCTAACTTACTCCGCACAAGATAG TGTATACAAGATCTTTGATCTTAAAAACTACACCTTGCTATACTCGATTTCAGATAGGAATGTTCAAGAAATCAAAATCAG TCCTGGCATCATGCTACTAATCTTCAGTAGAGCAAGTAGTCATATTCCACTCAAGATTATATCTATTGAGGATGGCACAGTTCTCAAATCATTCAATCATCTACTTCATCGGAATAAGAAGGTGGACTTCATTGAGCAGTTCAATGAAAAGCTTCTAGTCAAGCAGGAAAATGAGAACCTTCAAATTCTTGAT GTTCGAAGTTTTGAGATGATGGAAGTAAGTAGGTCTGAGTTCATGACTCCATCGGCGTTTATCTTTCTGTACGAGAACCAATTATTCCTTACATTCAGAAATCGAACAATTTCAGTTTGGAACTTTCGTGGGGAACTTGTTACGTCATTCGAGGATCACGTGTTATGGCATCCAGACTGTAACACAAACAACATATACATAACAAGTGATCAGGACCTGATTATCTCTTACTGCAAGGCTGAACCTGAAGATCAATGGATGGAAGGCAATG CCGGTTCCATCAACATCAGCAACATCTTGACCGGAAAAAGTGTGGCAAAAATCAATGCTGCAAATTGTAGCAAAAAGGTGGATGAAGAGTGCAGTAATAGTTTCAGTGGCAAGCACACTCGTTCGTCGCTAATAACGAACTCAGTTGCAGAGGTGTTGGAGGATATAACTGCACTGTATTATGATGAAGAGCGGAATGAGATCTATACCGGTAACAGACATGGTTTTCTTCATGTATGGTCCAActaa